One stretch of Armigeres subalbatus isolate Guangzhou_Male chromosome 2, GZ_Asu_2, whole genome shotgun sequence DNA includes these proteins:
- the LOC134210287 gene encoding SRSF protein kinase 3, whose protein sequence is MNTKSDTNRHVLTIQAKKKRHKAAKKKAKQQAAAAAAAAQNQPQQQQSQVSSDNEMNPVPANDNQQQYSSLTSSNKKNSSSNESIDDPDERLLDDAGGYSSDEREGEQECREDYCRGGYHPVKLGDLFLQRYHVIRKLGWGHFSTVWLSWDLEEKRYVALKIVKSAQHFTDTAKDEIQILKSIRNADPADPKRNKTVQLLNDFRITGVNGTHICMVFEVLGHNLLKLILKSNYRGIPLPNVKSIIRQVLEGLDYLHSKCKVIHTDIKPENVLLCVDESYIRKLACEATELHTMGCRLPYSLISAAPPQFQEQPISQNMSKTKKKKLKKKAKMQTELIRQQMEHIQKLEFGSLENGDVDASSKKMDQEDQLDCESPIASPESPRLLNGDRSGSASSGDEDEPTPKPSGIPIATNTSATSSPDQSTSNNNDDSLTEKASSSPLATASSSEPATSSNKLDISASMRRILSRVKERKDPAFEVCDVEVKIADLGNACWVDKHFTEDIQTRQYRSLEVIIGSGYNTSADIWSTACMAFEMATGDYLFEPHSGDNYCRDDDHIAHIIELLGPIPKRIALSGRMSNHAFNSKGELRNITGLKPWGLVEVLREKYEWSLEDAIEFSDFLTPMLDYDPKNRATAAECLAHSWLKH, encoded by the coding sequence ATGAACACAAAATCTGACACCAATCGGCATGTACTAACGATTCAGGCGAAAAAGAAGCGTCATAAGGCAGCAAAGAAAAAGGCCAAACAACAGGCGGccgcagcggcagcagcagcacaaaatcagccgcagcagcagcaaagCCAGGTGTCTTCCGATAATGAGATGAATCCGGTTCCGGCGAATGACAATCAACAGCAGTATTCGAGCTTAACTAGCAGTAATAAGAAAAACAGCAGCTCGAACGAGAGTATCGACGATCCGGATGAGCGACTTTTGGACGACGCTGGTGGATATAGCAGTGATGAGAGGGAAGGCGAGCAAGAATGTCGGGAGGATTATTGCAGAGGTGGTTATCATCCGGTAAAACTTGGCGATTTGTTCCTGCAACGTTATCATGTCATCCGAAAACTTGGGTGGGGTCATTTTTCTACGGTGTGGCTCAGTTGGGATCTGGAGGAAAAGCGATACGTTGCTTTAAAGATTGTTAAATCTGCACAGCATTTCACCGATACGGCAAAGGAtgagattcaaattttgaaatcgataCGAAATGCCGATCCAGCAGATCCGAAACGGAACAAGACGGTTCAACTGTTGAATGATTTTCGAATAACGGGTGTGAATGGCACCCACATCTGTATGGTGTTTGAAGTGCTTGGACACAACCTGTTGAAACTTATTTTGAAGAGCAACTACCGAGGAATTCCGCTGCCTAATGTGAAGTCCATCATCCGACAAGTGTTAGAAGGGTTGGATTATTTGCATTCAAAGTGCAAGGTAATTCACACAGATATAAAACCGGAAAATGTGTTGCTCTGTGTGGATGAAAGCTACATTCGAAAGCTGGCCTGCGAAGCCACAGAACTACATACGATGGGTTGTCGTTTGCCGTACTCTTTGATTTCAGCTGCTCCTCCACAATTCCAGGAGCAGCCTATAAGCCAAAACATGAGCAAAACCAAGAAGAAAAAGCTCAAAAAGAAGGCTAAGATGCAAACCGAACTTATTCGGCAGCAGATGGAACACATCCAGAAACTTGAGTTCGGCAGTTTGGAGAACGGAGACGTTGATGCCAGCTCGAAAAAAATGGACCAAGAAGATCAACTCGATTGTGAATCTCCAATTGCCTCACCAGAAAGTCCTCGACTCCTGAATGGGGATCGATCTGGATCCGCCTCATCTGGTGATGAAGATGAGCCTACTCCAAAGCCAAGCGGAATTCCCATCGCCACCAATACTTCCGCCACCTCCAGCCCAGACCAATCCACTTCCAACAACAACGACGACTCGTTAACCGAGAAAGCTTCCTCATCTCCCCTCGCAACCGCCTCATCCTCTGAACCCGCCACCTCTAGCAACAAGTTGGACATTAGCGCGTCTATGCGTAGGATCCTATCGCGAGTAAAGGAACGCAAGGATCCGGCTTTTGAAGTTTGCGACGTCGAGGTCAAAATAGCCGACTTGGGAAATGCCTGTTGGGTTGACAAACATTTTACTGAAGACATTCAAACCCGTCAATATCGTTCGCTGGAGGTAATTATCGGATCGGGTtacaatacttcggccgacaTCTGGAGTACGGCTTGCATGGCGTTCGAAATGGCTACCGGAGATTATCTGTTCGAACCGCATTCGGGCGACAACTATTGTCGGGATGACGATCACATTGCCCACATCATCGAACTGCTCGGACCCATCCCGAAGCGGATCGCCCTGTCCGGCCGGATGTCCAACCACGCGTTCAACTCCAAAGGCGAACTGCGGAATATCACCGGGTTGAAGCCGTGGGGACTCGTCGAAGTGCTGCGGGAAAAATACGAGTGGAGCCTGGAGGATGCGATCGAGTTTAGTGATTTCCTGACGCCGATGTTGGATTACGATCCGAAGAACCGAGCGACCGCCGCCGAGTGTCTGGCGCATTCGTGGCTGAAGCACTAA